A window of Castanea sativa cultivar Marrone di Chiusa Pesio chromosome 1, ASM4071231v1 contains these coding sequences:
- the LOC142617577 gene encoding uncharacterized protein At3g27210-like encodes MGSCVSIYRNSSSAMKLSLGSKDDKLVIPPSPIKENPINGDRPIILNNVVSVKSQWSPSLSTPRVYGSKEETFFDSQPWLESDCEDDFYSVNGDFTPSRGNTPVHHNLSIGTPRINIASFEDRMPGSLPEPSPTDKIKKLARFEDRMPGSLPEPSPTDKKKKLAELFRENSRHENEDVDNLNTSSNQNMANGNMEVKPIVLDLTPKSAHGTPYGTNSVCSSEKTPNGDIFTDKEKPMRSVQCCLPSLISSRSFSDRKKKRSPAIAVHDEP; translated from the exons atgggtTCGTGTGTATCGATTTATAGAAACTCTAGCTCCGCCATGAAGCTGTCACTTGGGTCCAAAGACGACAAGCTCGTCATTCCTCCCTCCCCCATCAAGGAAAATCCCATCAATGGTGACCGTCCGATTATCCTCAACAACGTTGTTTCTGTGAAGTCTCAGTGGTCGCCTTCTCTCTCAACCCCCAGAGTCTACG gcaGCAAAGAGGAAACTTTTTTTGATTCTCAACCCTGGTTAGAGTCAGATTGTGAGGATGATTTTTATAGTGTCAATGGTG ATTTTACCCCATCCCGTGGCAACACTCCAGTCCATCATAACTTATCCATTGGGACGCCTCGAATCAACATAGCTAGTTTTGAAGACAGAATGCCTGGTTCCTTACCTGAACCATCCCCAACAGATAAGATAAAGAAACTAGCTCGTTTTGAGGACAGAATGCCTGGTTCCTTACCTGAACCATCCCCAACagataagaaaaagaaactagCTGAACTATTCCGAGAGAACAGCAGACACGAAAATGAAGATGTTGACAACCTAAATACATCAAGCAATCAGAACATGGCCAACGGAAACATGGAAGTTAAACCGATTGTACTTGACCTCACCCCCAAGTCAGCACATGGTACCCCGTATGGAACTAACTCTGTCTGTAGTAGTGAAAAGACTCCTAATGGAGACATCTTCACTGATAAGGAGAAACCAATGAGGTCCGTGCAGTGTTGTCTTCCAAGCTTAATTTCAAGCCGTAGCTTTAGTgataggaagaagaagaggagccCTGCTATAGCTGTACATGATGAACCTTGA